A stretch of Henckelia pumila isolate YLH828 chromosome 4, ASM3356847v2, whole genome shotgun sequence DNA encodes these proteins:
- the LOC140860707 gene encoding uncharacterized protein: MFANLEESENGEMLFMGNSATSEIKGQGKVVLKMTSGKELTLNNVLYMPDIRKNLVSGSLLNKHGFRIVFESDKVVLSKSGMFVKAMLGHVNYDTIHRLINLKYIPTFKIDTQHKCETCVEHKYCYVYLLKSKYEAIEKFVHYKSEVENQLSKKIKVLRSDRGGYAHNNSAYRFIVYEYQIPDIHKNTIMESRNDSFFEHVFPCKSKEEPSSSKRLHETMKTEQEVNYEVEPRRSKRARTEKSFGLDFITFMMESEPQTFKEAINSSEGPQWKEAINFKIESILQNHTWKIVYLPPGSKPQGYKWIFKRKMKSDGTIDKYKARLVIKGYHQREGLDYFDTYYLVTRITSIRVILAIAALRNLEVHQMDLKTAFLNGDLK, encoded by the exons ATGTTTGCAAATCTTGAGGAATCCGAGAACGGGGAAATGTTGTTCATGGGAAATTCTGCAACTTCTGAAATCAAGGGACAAGGAAAAGTGGTTTTGAAAATGACCTCTGGAAAAGAGCTGACTTTGAACAATGTGCTGTATATGCCAGACATCCGTAAGAACTTGGTGTCTGGTTCACTGCTTAACAAGCATGGTTTTCGCATTGTGTTTGAGTCAGATAAAGTTGTTTTGTCTAAAAGTGGAATGTTTGTAAAGGCTAT GCTAGGACATGTTAATTATGATACGATTCATAGATTAATTAACTTGAAATATATTCCTACATTCAAAATTGATACACAACACAAATGCGAAACTTGTGTTGAG CACAAATATTGTTATGTGTatcttcttaaaagtaaatatgAAGCTATTGAAAAGTTTGTCCATTACAAAAGTGAAGTTGAAAACCAACTTAGCAAGAAAATTAAGGTGCTAAGAAGTGATCGTGGAG GATATGCACACAACAATAGCGCTTATCGATTCATTGTGTATGAATATCAAATTCCTGACATTCATAAGAATACGATAATGGAATCAAGAAATGATTCGTTCTTTGAACATGTGTTCCCTTGCAAATCTAAGGAAGAACCAAGTTCATCTAAAAGATTACATGAGACAATGAAAACAGAACAAGAGGTTAACTACGAGGTTGAACCTAGACGTAGCAAAAGAGCTAGGACTGAAAAATCATTTGGTCTAGATTTCATCACTTTCATGATGGAAAGTGAACCTCAAACCTTCAAGGAAGCTATAAATTCATCTGAAGGACCTCAATGGAAAGAGGctataaatttcaaaatagaaTCCATTTTGCAAAATCATACGTGGAAAATAGTGTATCTTCCTCCAGGAAGCAAACCACAAGGttataaatggatttttaaacGGAAAATGAAATCAGATGGAacaatagataaatataaagccAGATTGGTGATAAAGGGTTACCATCAACGTGAAGGGCTTGATTACTTTGACACTTATTATCTAGTAACGAGAATAACTTCAATTCGAGTAATACTTGCAATTGCCGCCTTGCGGAATCTTGAAGTACACCAAATGGAtttaaagactgcttttctaAATGGAGatttaaaataa